ATCAATGTGTTAGCGACAAGCGGCAcatgctaaataaattaatgtaattgCAGCTTGGAAAAAGAATTGTAAGGATAGCATGTTAGGGTCAAACACAGCACATAGAGCACACAAACTAACCAATTAATTcgataattgttattttcttcCACTTAGTTCACAATTGGTAATATGCTGAGTCAAGTCGCGGGTGCTGCCAAGAACGGCGGCACCCCTTTGGAGGCTGCGGCCACTCCACCCACTCCACCACCAGTAACatcaactgcaacagcaacaacaactgaatcGCAGTCCGCTGCAGCAGCAATATCACCAACTTTGCCAGCATCAGCTGAATCGCGACCAAGTGCACATAGCAATCGTAAGCCAGGCGGAACAGGCGGGACAACGTCCTCCAAGAGCTCTGCCAATCGAGAGTTTCAGTTCTTTTTCGAGGATGAAGTGTTTCACATTGATCGCAAGGGGCGCGTTTGTTTTGGCATTGTGACGGGAACAGCTGAATCATATTCGTCGGatgatgaggaggaggaggtaaATGACGTGCTCGGCAAGGGAGAGGTCCGTGTAGCCTTTTATCCCGAAGGCAAGGAAACTGTGCGAGCCGAAAAATCGGTAAGCGGATTGAGGTTATGCAATTGTCACTGCCTAGctccacatacatatatacatgtacatatatacaatatacaagtgcatttgtatatgtacacaattatgtaaatatgcgtgtatgcaaatattacagtaaaaaactgttatttttgttttgacaacTGTTTTGTCTTTTCGGCTGCTTTGCACTGACACGTGTTGTTTGCTTTCTTCTTCTGTCTTTGGTTTAAATCCGAATCCGCATTTCAGATTGGCCTCGCCGACCGCACCCTAATGCCTGGTGACGTCGTCCGACGCCGTCTGCCTGGAGAGAAACATATGTCCGGCCAGGCGGGCTATGTACGCGATGTCAATGTGCGTGCCGACGTCAAGGTGTTGGGCACCAAATACATCATCAGGAATGTACCATCGGAGCGTCTGCGTCCAATTTCCGAATGGTCGCGCGATGTACCCGTATGCCTGGGAAATTGGATCGGCTACACCGTCAGCGTGGATGAGTCTGTCGTTCTGAGGTGAGTAAGCAACCACAAAACTGTGTCACGACTTGTACTTGACATGTGttccaacttttttttatagatccAGCTATGGCGCTCTTTTAGAAATCACATCGAACGATTTTCACAAGTTTAAGGACGCTTTTGGGTCATGTGATCGTGAAGTGTTCAGTCCCAGTGTCTATTACCCCAATAATGTGGTTATTGGACGTCTGCCGCCTTTGGATCGCGTTACCAATTTAACACCCGATTTACCATTGCCTACAAATAACAAGCGACGATCTCTGGTTAGTATATTAGCTTCAAATTACTAAGGGTCAATCAGTTGTTTCAACTACTAACTATATCGATATTCTGTATTCTTTTAGTACACTGTGGAGTCTGTAAAAACAACAGCTATCAATGTAGCCTGGACTTTCAAGGCAACACCGCAATGTGAGAACGGCACTGACTTGGATCCATTGAAGCAACCTAAAAGCTGTATTTTCGGCGCTGACTTGGAAAAAGTGAAGCGTCTAAACATCTACGAATCCTATCTGCTGCAAATACACGATCGATTCTACCTCAAATATTCGCAATGTGATAAACTAGTAAAATGTAATGTCTGGGAACAGGAACAAGGTATGTTTAGACTCTAAACTTTAGAGACATGGTAGagccataaaaaatatataatcttgATCAAGACACCGATGTGTTCCGATTCATCTGTCGGAATCGCCTAGATCGGATCAATATTATATAGTCCGTCAGCGTGCAAAAATAACCTTTCTATctggttttaaaaaataattgtattatattttcgaCTCGTTACATAGCCAAGTTGTTCCAGTCCATCTACCAGCGCCAAAAGGCCGAGGAGAACAGGCAATGCGAGCAGAATGATCAATTGAAACCTGATTCTGCTGGGGGGACTCATGATGTTATACCTTCTCCATCGGCTGCATCCAGTTCTCGCTCGGCTCACATGAACAAGTCACGTCGACTGAGTGTTAAGCCCAGCAGTCAACGACTAAATCGATCGCTGGTCGAAAATGAGACGAGTAATGTGTCGCTTAAACTGGGTACATCAACGAACACAGCTGGAAAGAAGGCACGGACTAATAATGATGAAGTCTGGGAAACTATTGAAGACGATGTCGATGATGAGCTGCCGCAGGAATCGCTGGATGTCTCTGTGACAACTGATACAGAACTCACTTCTACAGAACTCACTGCTTCGCAAGCCCGTGTACTAACACGTAATTTTAAGCGCCGACCTAGCAAAAAGAAATCACGACCTAGCAAAAAAATAACGTTGCATAGAAAAGAATCGGACCCCAAAGATGGCGATGAGATTGTAGTCGAAACTTTGGTTGTGTATAGCTCGCTGACGGTAGTCTGGCAGGATGGAACTGTGGAGACCGGCATTCCGTCTACCGAACTCTATCCCATACACCATTTGGACAATCATGAGTTCTTTCCGGGCGACTTTGTTAGCAAGGCCAATGATTACAGCCCCTCCCAAATTGATTACGGAGTCATACAGTCTGTGGATCACGATGAGCGCATTGCTAAGGTCAAATGGTTTAATATATATGGCAGTCTTACTAATCCCGTGTAAGTATCTTGTAGCTTTCGATAACcgattcaattatttaatgcgCTCTGTTTTTAGTCCTTCTTGCAAGGAGGTGGAAGAGCTGAGCGTATACGATTTAAAAGATCATGCGGACTATCAGTACAGGCCGGGAACTATGGTCATACGAGTGTCGAATTTTACGGGCGATGATCTCAATTCTACTGCTGGCCAAGTAATTGATAACTTCCCCGATGGACGTGTGCGTGTTTGGTGGGCCAAGGGACACATAACCATGTGCTATCCGCAGGATCTTTTTGAGATTCATCAAAGTGATACGCAGGATGCTTACGAGTCGGATGATTCTGATAATTCCTGGGAGACACAGTCGGAGAATAGTGAATCAAATAATGTTAGTAACAGCATTTTATCGCTAAAAGCGGAGGAGCACATTATTTCGGGAATTGATCGTGCCAAAGAGGCTATTCATCGACTAGAAAAAATCTTTCAAGTGCTGCCAGAAAAACGCAAACCCGATGTTCTCAATGATCTAATGGCCGTATACAAGAACTGCCGATATCTGGACCGTTATCTCAAAACTGATTTCTTCCACGAAGATTACTTTACCGGAATCCTATTGCACAAGGAAAAACGTGAATGCGAAACTTCTGTTTCGCTATCTGCACCCGATGCTGTTTCCACTACTGTCTCGGTGCCCACACAGATCGACGAGTGCACCATTAATGTTAATCCAACCGTGCAGTTGGAACTGCCATCGTCTGGACAAGCAACTTCAACATCGACGCCTAATAAACGTAAATCCTCTACTCAAATCGAAGAGGTTCAGTGCAAAAAGAATAGTAGCAGTGAGAGGATCAATGTTGAGGATTCCACAGAGCAGGCCGTGCTTCTGAGCAACGTCGATTTGTCCGAAAGCGAAACACAACTGAGTTACAACGATGTAATTGCCAAGTTTCGCGCCGAGTACGAGGATATGATCAAAACGGCTCGCGCCAACATTATAAAAGCCTTTGAAAAGTGCAAATGCGAAAaggtaaaagtaaaagtaaacaaaattgttttttgctaagaaattaaaataattagccTTTTCTTACAGAACGACTCTGGTGTTTATTCTCGAGGCGAGAACAGCTCAAGCGATATAACCTCTGCCGATTGCAAGGACTGTGCCGAGGATAATGATAATCAGAATTTAATGTCGTCTTCCAACACTAGCATTGAGTTGGTTGCCACTTATGATGCCGACGTCTGCGAGGTATTCTGTTTTCTAATCAAGGAGCAGATGGTCAAGTGCCGAGAGGCAATTGTGGCGAAATTCGGTATTAATAAAGACAAAGACATTGATGAACAGCAGATCACCGATGTGGATGAAGCTGAGGAGGACTCGGGGGATTTGGAGCATGATTCACAAccatcaaataaaaatgaagagGATCATGTTATGGAGCagccattaaatttaaatgcactttCTGAATCGTTGCCGCCGCTGGAATGTCCAACAGCTTGCTCATCTCCCTCAACAAAGCTGGTCATCACGACGACCAGCAATCATTGTTTCGAGGTGGTGTCAAATGCGCCAACCAGTCATCACTTCCTAGGAAATCTCATACATCCCAGTAATAAGGCGCAGTATCAGCGAGCGGTTCACCGTGAATATGCTATGCTACAGGCATCGCTTCCTCCAGGTGTCTTTGTGCGTGCCTATGAGGATCGCATGGATCTAATATCCGTTATGATGGTTGGTCCCAAGCGAACGCCTTACGAAAACGCTCTCTTTTTCTTCGATTTTCAAATGGGAAGCGACTATCCAAAGAGTCCGCCCACCTGTCATTACATTAGCTACTGCACTGAGCGACTAAATCCGAATCTGTACGAGGAAGGCAAGGTTTGCGTCTCATTGCTGGGAACCTGGTCAGGACGCGATACTGAAGTGTGGACGCCTCAAAGCACAATGCTCCAAGTGTTGGTCTCTATACAGGGACTCATACTGGTCGATGAGCCCTACTATAATGAGGCCGGCTACGAGAAGCAGCGTGGTAGGTTATTACACGTCAGTTGTTATTAgcttatataaattgaatccgcacatacacacaggtACTCAGCTGGGCAACGAGAACTCGCGAGTTTATAATGAAATggctattattaaaattgcacaTTCCACGGTCAAGCAACTGCAAAAGCCGCCACTCATATTTCGAAAAGAATTAATTGAGCACTACAAAAAGTTTGGGATTGAGTTACATGGACGTATGCAGACCTGGTCCGATTACTCAGCCGAAGCACAGCGATTAAAGATAACCTGCATTAAGGGTCagtaatgcatatttaaatatacttgaGATATTTGCTTAACTTTGATTATCGTCTCTTGCAGATATGCCTTCAGATTATAAAACACCCTACGAAATGCCAGAATTTCCACTACTGCCCTGTAGTCGGGGCTTCTGCATTGCAGTCAAAGGTGTATTGGAGACTTTGCAGAACGAGTTAACTGCACTGCATAGAAAGCAGGATATAGAGCcagctgttgccgttgctgtggTTGCCACAGCGCCGCGTGTTGCACTCGAGGATGTATGATTGCTGTGAATATTAGCTTTGCCTTCGTTGTGGTGCCTATTATAAAACACACAAGACTATCGCCGCCTACACTCGAAACGGAGCCTCAAGCAGGTccaatttcatatatatttaagtactcTCAGCTCGAATAGTCTCTACTGAACTAACTTAAACAGTCAGTCAAACCATCCTTAAAATCGAAAATGAGATGAACATTTTCCTAAATTATTCGCTTATTCTTTGTAGcaactgtttatttattatatttatattattaatagctAAGTTCATgcgtataaaaaaatgttgcctttcaaatgtttaatatgtatattataaattattgccAGAATTTATTCGTATCTGTAAATAATCACCTTTACGccaaatttatgtatgtatattgtttatattggCGTGAGATTATCAAAagatttgtcaaattttttcttgCCCACATAAACCtatttgtattgtaatttagttttttaattaccgCTAGCATGATTACGCTTAGCCATATTGTGAGCCCCTTCATTCCACTCTCACTTTTCTTCTGCTAAACTAGCGAATACAAGATATGTGAACAATAAattctcaattttatttatcaaattattaatcagATTATGCCtccaatttattaattacccAATCAACAAAGTTTCCAACCCGCGTGTAAACACCTGGCCAACCTTGCAGGCCGCACGGTACGGGTCCGTATGAAGTGACACCGGCCACAAAGAAGACTTCGTGCTGGCCCACATTAGTGGGAACCATTAGTGGGCCACCGGAATCACCTTGACAAGTGTCAATCTGGTTCTTACCGCCAGCACATAATTGCGAACCATTAAGATGCATTTGGTAAACGCGATATTTGTCCTGGCATTTTTTATGGTTCCACACTTCCACGGTGATCTTTAGCTTTGTAGTGCTAGGATTACCATCCTCTGTAACACCCCAACCGGCCACATCCATGGCATAGTcttcaaaattgttgttgcgaaCGGCGTCGCCAACTGGCAAACAAATTGGCTTTACGTATTCCGTGAAACTGACCAACTCCTTGAGCCGGAGCAGCGCAATGTCGTGCATCTGATCGATGGAGTTGGCCACGTACAATTCATGCACTATCCGCTTTTCAACCTCAATATCTATGTGCATGGGGGCACAGGTTTGCTTCTTGCTCAGTTCGGTAACACAATCTGGAGCTGTGCTCGTGTCCCACTCTCCCAGACGAACACTGTGCAACTCCCATCCGGATTTTTCCAATTTGCTGCTGGCCAAGCAATGGCCAGCGGTCAGGACATATCGGGAGTTGATCAATGCTCCACCGCAATTGAATCCGAAATCATTGCTGGctgttaaattaatagaagGATCAGTTACATAAGTGATTCTATCGAAGCAGGAAATTAGTTAAATACGGGGAATAATAACGAAACcgttttaaatgaaaaaatacaaaaaaagaagaagaaaaaacaaagaataaaattttaggaaTCCAAAATAAGGAAGCAAAAATAGGAATCATAAATTAGGATTTTcaactaagaaaaatatttagagtaaaaaaataaactcatatttcttatttttttttaagtaacgggtataattaggaaaaaccaaaattaggaaaacaaaagttaggatagacaaaaattaggaaaaataaTTCGTTCGGCGAGGgcaatcatatttattattctaattttggattcctaattttgttttcccaattttttcTTCCGTATTTTCATATTCTGAGTAATCTTGTTCGACATTCGTTTAGGCAATCGCTGAAACTTACGTTTCTTATACTTTAGCAGTGCCATCCAGGGAAATTCAAAGAGCTGCGTCTTTGTGCCTCCGATAATGCGATTGGCGAACATTATACCACATTTTCCAATGCTGGGCAAAACATTGCCCGGTTCGGGGTCGTCCTCACTCCGATTTTCAACAACAGCGCCGGTTGCCTTGTCCGTGCCTGGAGAGACACGTTTGCCATCAGGGCAGCAGACTAGAATACGCTGCACCAGACCGCTCTGACGTGTGTTGTCCAGGCCGCACTGACTGTCGGAGAGCAGTTGTCGCTGTTCGGGCGTTGTCTTTGTAATATTGAGAATCTCGTCGAGAAATGGACAGTCCCTTATGTGAATGCACAGGCCTCGCTCCTTGTTAACCTTTGTCTCGCAATTGCCATAGCTAAATTGCGCAGCGGCTGACGGAGGTGCATGATAAGAAGCAATGAGATTGAGAACCaatcaatatcaattaataAGTTTCATAATTACTGCAACCGGTTGTACCGGTTACAGGGCTGAGGGAGACTTATAAGAAGATTCTGGTCGTGGACACAGCTTACCAGCAATGCCAATAGCTCCCATTGAGGCAATCCATAACAGCTGCAGCATCAGTACCGCCATCATAGCAGCAGATAGAATGTCTGAGAGATTGCGTGATTTGATCGCCGTGAGCTTCACGTTGAGACTAAACTCGCTCACCCAGATTGAATACGAATTGAAGCTTTATTAATCGCATACAGCGGGACGCTTAGCGTTATCGCCACCAATAAATCGACCGATGTCAGAGGTGAATAATTCCTACATGTACTTGTAAGTACATTGCACTGCCTAAAGACCCGGCCCCAAAGATCACAACTCTCCAAATCTATTTCCATTCTGTGCTTTACTCGGAACCAGTTGTAAttgcaaacaaatcaaatgatTATAACAAATGCCACCACgatcaatattaatattgtgaTTTGGCATTGTTTAACCggttttttatgattatacgagtgtgtgtatatgtgtctATAACGTTATAAAGTGCACAGATATAAAAGTAGAACTAaatcttgttgctgttgttggcataGTTGTAGACCTGCTGGAAACCTTCACCATCATCGCCCTCGCCATCGTCCGAATCATCCGAATCGAATGTGTTATCGGGTATATCATACAAGCGAATAATTGGCTTGTTGGGATCCTTCATGATCAGGTATTTGCCATCCTTTTGCTTCATCACCAGGTCAATGATGCAACGTAGAATGCCCCAAGCGTTGTCCATGCTCAGATTGATCTGTGTGGCGAACTCGTGTGGCTTAAACTGCTGAGTGCCCAAAATGACATGACGAGAATGATCGCGGGGATTAATACGTGACACATAGCCCAATTTCAACTGATCGGATCCTGCCAGCACAGCTTGCACCGTCCACTTGGCCAGCTTGCACGCATTGTTTCTCAACTCGTTGGCCAACACAGCGCCACGTTGGGTGTCCAGCTTTTGGCGCCATTCGACACCATTGGCCAGCTTAGAGTCCCATTCGTTCAGTGCCTTGATGGACATGAACTGGGGCTCTCCGCTGGGCGTTTGAAGCACACCGTCATGCTCGCACCTCGCCACCAAAACCTGCagtatgcaattaaattggtTAAATGCAACGCAGAGATATTGAATTCAGATAATGCTTACAATATCGCTGCCCAACTCCCATTTCTTGTAGCGATAACCAACGCTAGCCACCTGTATATCCTCGTCCTCGCTGATAAAGGGATTGGTTTCCTCAAACTTATATTTGGCTTCCTGGTCGCCGGTCTTGAGCACTTGCTGGCTGAAGTTATGATTTATGAAGGTAGCTTCAATAGCCAGATTGCGCGGTGAGTTGCACGAGCTGTCATCATCAGTAGGTGGCTCCACGCTGGTCTCATTCACCGTCAACAGATCGAATTCCGTATGGTCGCGCTTGTCCATGAAGATCTTATCGCCTGCAAGATGAATCCGTATAAATGTTGCAATCTAAatacttgttgtttttacGAGAAATCTCTTACCAACTTTCTCGATAACAATATCCCAGGAGTAGTTGGAACGTGTCGAGCACATAATAGTAGCCAAAATCGCATCGGTCGCAAAGACGTTGCCAACCGTCTTGGACAGACGACGAATGACGGGATCGTCAGTGGTGGTTACCGTGTGCACAATGCGATCAATCTTCTGAAGCGGCTTCTCGTTCTTCACGTTAATGCGATCGTACGTCTTGTCGTAGTACTCGAGCGTGCCGCAAGTGGTAATATCTTCGCCCTCCTTGATGTTCGGCAGCGAAAGCTTGATAAGACGAGGAAAGTCCATCTCTTCAATGGACGCCCAGTCAGCACGCACGGCAACCGACGACTCACGCATTTTCGGTGGAGGACCACGGTTGCCAAATCGTTTGCCCACTCCGCGTCTCGGATCACGGGCCTTGACATTCTTGCTGCTTAAAGTGGTCATACCATGACCGTGCGTATTAAGACCGCCGCGTGCATTGCGACCGCGTCCCGAACGCGAGTTTCGCATGTTGCGGAAGCGTCCGCGTTGATGCGGTGGCTTCTGGACGCGTGCCGTGTCCACCAGATGGAACGTCGTCTCGTCCTCCTCATGGTAGTAAGCATATTGATTTCCAGTACCAAACGTAGAAGCATACTTGTCtgcaaaatataatacaattatttagtGTCCATTTGACTGCCACGACATCCACAAacaaaatgcacacacacacaacataacCTCACTTTGTGCATACTTGTGACTGTATGTTAATTTGGTTACAAACTTACTTTGATACTTCTTGTCATTGTTGGAGGTGCTTGTCCAGTCACAGATCTTGCCTAGGCGATCGTTCTTGCTGAACGGCTGATACGGCACATCCTTAAACGTGTCCGGCAACTCGCATGGCCCCCAACCCTTTTCATTGAACTGTACGGTCGGTTTCTCGAAGGTCGGAAACTGGACCGCGGTATTAATAGTCTCGCTCATCTCACACTTGTAACTGGTTGAtctctatttaattaataattgcagttacaaatgccaaaatattattatgtgccagctatgaaaaaaaaaactatgtgACGAGCTCGCGAATATGTGCGAAGAGAGATGTATCGAATAGTTCGAATTAAGTTCTATTGAACTAATCCCTAAAGTGAATGAACGAACTAAATTGTaggtcatttagttcagtgaCTAGTATTCTAAAATAGTTCGTTCAGCGAACGAAAAGTGCCTTTCTTTTTCGGCGAGGCGTCCTTAAGCCGATTGTTGCCCGTCCATTAAAAATTTCGTATCtggtttaatattttttt
The genomic region above belongs to Drosophila innubila isolate TH190305 chromosome 3R unlocalized genomic scaffold, UK_Dinn_1.0 2_E_3R, whole genome shotgun sequence and contains:
- the LOC117792269 gene encoding eukaryotic translation initiation factor 3 subunit D-1, which encodes MSETINTAVQFPTFEKPTVQFNEKGWGPCELPDTFKDVPYQPFSKNDRLGKICDWTSTSNNDKKYQNKYASTFGTGNQYAYYHEEDETTFHLVDTARVQKPPHQRGRFRNMRNSRSGRGRNARGGLNTHGHGMTTLSSKNVKARDPRRGVGKRFGNRGPPPKMRESSVAVRADWASIEEMDFPRLIKLSLPNIKEGEDITTCGTLEYYDKTYDRINVKNEKPLQKIDRIVHTVTTTDDPVIRRLSKTVGNVFATDAILATIMCSTRSNYSWDIVIEKVGDKIFMDKRDHTEFDLLTVNETSVEPPTDDDSSCNSPRNLAIEATFINHNFSQQVLKTGDQEAKYKFEETNPFISEDEDIQVASVGYRYKKWELGSDIVLVARCEHDGVLQTPSGEPQFMSIKALNEWDSKLANGVEWRQKLDTQRGAVLANELRNNACKLAKWTVQAVLAGSDQLKLGYVSRINPRDHSRHVILGTQQFKPHEFATQINLSMDNAWGILRCIIDLVMKQKDGKYLIMKDPNKPIIRLYDIPDNTFDSDDSDDGEGDDGEGFQQVYNYANNSNKI
- the LOC117792268 gene encoding (E3-independent) E2 ubiquitin-conjugating enzyme UBE2O, producing MLSQVAGAAKNGGTPLEAAATPPTPPPVTSTATATTTESQSAAAAISPTLPASAESRPSAHSNRKPGGTGGTTSSKSSANREFQFFFEDEVFHIDRKGRVCFGIVTGTAESYSSDDEEEEVNDVLGKGEVRVAFYPEGKETVRAEKSIGLADRTLMPGDVVRRRLPGEKHMSGQAGYVRDVNVRADVKVLGTKYIIRNVPSERLRPISEWSRDVPVCLGNWIGYTVSVDESVVLRSSYGALLEITSNDFHKFKDAFGSCDREVFSPSVYYPNNVVIGRLPPLDRVTNLTPDLPLPTNNKRRSLYTVESVKTTAINVAWTFKATPQCENGTDLDPLKQPKSCIFGADLEKVKRLNIYESYLLQIHDRFYLKYSQCDKLVKCNVWEQEQAKLFQSIYQRQKAEENRQCEQNDQLKPDSAGGTHDVIPSPSAASSSRSAHMNKSRRLSVKPSSQRLNRSLVENETSNVSLKLGTSTNTAGKKARTNNDEVWETIEDDVDDELPQESLDVSVTTDTELTSTELTASQARVLTRNFKRRPSKKKSRPSKKITLHRKESDPKDGDEIVVETLVVYSSLTVVWQDGTVETGIPSTELYPIHHLDNHEFFPGDFVSKANDYSPSQIDYGVIQSVDHDERIAKVKWFNIYGSLTNPVPSCKEVEELSVYDLKDHADYQYRPGTMVIRVSNFTGDDLNSTAGQVIDNFPDGRVRVWWAKGHITMCYPQDLFEIHQSDTQDAYESDDSDNSWETQSENSESNNVSNSILSLKAEEHIISGIDRAKEAIHRLEKIFQVLPEKRKPDVLNDLMAVYKNCRYLDRYLKTDFFHEDYFTGILLHKEKRECETSVSLSAPDAVSTTVSVPTQIDECTINVNPTVQLELPSSGQATSTSTPNKRKSSTQIEEVQCKKNSSSERINVEDSTEQAVLLSNVDLSESETQLSYNDVIAKFRAEYEDMIKTARANIIKAFEKCKCEKNDSGVYSRGENSSSDITSADCKDCAEDNDNQNLMSSSNTSIELVATYDADVCEVFCFLIKEQMVKCREAIVAKFGINKDKDIDEQQITDVDEAEEDSGDLEHDSQPSNKNEEDHVMEQPLNLNALSESLPPLECPTACSSPSTKLVITTTSNHCFEVVSNAPTSHHFLGNLIHPSNKAQYQRAVHREYAMLQASLPPGVFVRAYEDRMDLISVMMVGPKRTPYENALFFFDFQMGSDYPKSPPTCHYISYCTERLNPNLYEEGKVCVSLLGTWSGRDTEVWTPQSTMLQVLVSIQGLILVDEPYYNEAGYEKQRGTQLGNENSRVYNEMAIIKIAHSTVKQLQKPPLIFRKELIEHYKKFGIELHGRMQTWSDYSAEAQRLKITCIKDMPSDYKTPYEMPEFPLLPCSRGFCIAVKGVLETLQNELTALHRKQDIEPAVAVAVVATAPRVALEDV
- the LOC117792270 gene encoding spaetzle-processing enzyme-like, with the protein product MMAVLMLQLLWIASMGAIGIAAAAQFSYGNCETKVNKERGLCIHIRDCPFLDEILNITKTTPEQRQLLSDSQCGLDNTRQSGLVQRILVCCPDGKRVSPGTDKATGAVVENRSEDDPEPGNVLPSIGKCGIMFANRIIGGTKTQLFEFPWMALLKYKKPSNDFGFNCGGALINSRYVLTAGHCLASSKLEKSGWELHSVRLGEWDTSTAPDCVTELSKKQTCAPMHIDIEVEKRIVHELYVANSIDQMHDIALLRLKELVSFTEYVKPICLPVGDAVRNNNFEDYAMDVAGWGVTEDGNPSTTKLKITVEVWNHKKCQDKYRVYQMHLNGSQLCAGGKNQIDTCQGDSGGPLMVPTNVGQHEVFFVAGVTSYGPVPCGLQGWPGVYTRVGNFVDWVINKLEA